The Pyramidobacter porci genome includes a region encoding these proteins:
- a CDS encoding chromate transporter, which produces MTDLIALFFIFAKVSLLTFGGGLASLPFLYEVFVTEKAWLTAGVFSETVALAQMTPGPIILNSATLLGYRFAGLAGSIIGTVAVVVAPLLVVMALVWIFENASGTARLWVDRIRVAMRPVVVGLLAVALWTVALPVLHRRELWAFAGLSAALYFAVPFLRKYPQILLFGMALLTVVLYALGMTSLAAA; this is translated from the coding sequence ATGACGGATCTGATCGCCCTGTTTTTCATCTTCGCCAAGGTCAGTCTGCTCACCTTCGGCGGCGGCCTGGCGTCGTTGCCGTTCCTCTATGAAGTTTTCGTCACCGAAAAGGCCTGGCTGACAGCCGGCGTGTTCAGCGAGACCGTCGCGCTCGCGCAGATGACGCCCGGCCCCATCATTCTCAATTCGGCCACGCTCCTGGGATACCGCTTCGCCGGGCTCGCCGGCTCCATCATCGGCACAGTGGCCGTTGTCGTCGCGCCGTTGTTGGTAGTGATGGCGCTGGTGTGGATCTTCGAGAACGCTTCCGGCACGGCGCGCCTCTGGGTCGACCGCATCCGCGTCGCCATGCGCCCCGTCGTGGTGGGGCTGCTGGCCGTGGCGCTGTGGACGGTGGCGCTGCCCGTGCTCCATCGCCGCGAGCTCTGGGCCTTTGCGGGACTGAGCGCCGCACTCTACTTCGCCGTGCCGTTCCTGCGCAAGTATCCGCAGATTTTGCTGTTCGGCATGGCGCTGCTGACCGTCGTCCTCTACGCCCTCGGCATGACGTCGCTCGCCGCGGCGTGA